One Oleidesulfovibrio alaskensis DSM 16109 genomic region harbors:
- the hisA gene encoding 1-(5-phosphoribosyl)-5-[(5-phosphoribosylamino)methylideneamino]imidazole-4-carboxamide isomerase, whose protein sequence is MIIFPAVDIKGGQAVRLRQGKADQETVFSGDPVAMARHWEEQGGRWLHVIDLDGAFSGTPVNRELIRTICASVSIPVQLGGGIRDTVTAQAYLDAGVERLIIGTIALTDPDLFGAMCSAFPGRIGVSLDAEGGRLKTKGWVEDSGLSIYDVLPRLTEQGAAFLIYTDIDRDGMQSGVNVEALSELAVRSAIPVIAAGGVATMQDVYDLYPVSRSANLQGAITGKAIYEGSLDLAEAMRWIDSRTA, encoded by the coding sequence GTGATCATCTTTCCTGCTGTGGACATAAAGGGCGGGCAGGCGGTTCGCTTGCGGCAGGGCAAGGCCGATCAGGAAACGGTTTTTTCCGGCGATCCTGTGGCCATGGCACGCCACTGGGAAGAACAGGGCGGACGCTGGCTGCATGTGATAGATCTGGACGGTGCGTTTTCCGGCACTCCGGTCAACCGCGAGCTGATCAGAACCATCTGCGCCAGTGTATCCATTCCCGTCCAGCTGGGCGGCGGCATACGCGATACCGTCACCGCGCAGGCGTATCTGGATGCCGGAGTTGAACGGCTGATAATCGGCACCATCGCCCTGACCGATCCCGATCTGTTCGGGGCCATGTGTTCAGCGTTTCCGGGCCGTATAGGCGTTTCGCTGGACGCGGAAGGCGGCAGACTGAAAACCAAAGGCTGGGTGGAAGATTCCGGCCTGAGCATTTACGACGTACTGCCCCGGCTGACAGAACAGGGAGCCGCGTTCCTCATTTACACCGACATCGACCGCGACGGGATGCAGAGCGGTGTAAACGTGGAAGCTCTTTCCGAACTTGCCGTCCGCTCGGCAATACCAGTCATAGCGGCAGGCGGCGTAGCGACCATGCAGGACGTCTACGATCTGTATCCTGTAAGCCGCAGTGCCAACCTGCAGGGCGCCATTACCGGCAAGGCCATTTACGAGGGTTCGCTGGATCTGGCAGAAGCCATGCGCTGGATAGACAGCCGGACAGCATGA
- a CDS encoding CcmD family protein, whose amino-acid sequence MDSSNWLLMANAAVWLGVGAYLFFMARTQQQLDKRIRQMELMNDD is encoded by the coding sequence ATGGACTCTAGCAACTGGCTGCTTATGGCCAATGCCGCTGTATGGCTCGGGGTGGGCGCCTATCTGTTCTTCATGGCACGCACACAGCAGCAGCTCGACAAGCGTATCCGCCAAATGGAGCTTATGAACGATGACTAA
- the guaB gene encoding IMP dehydrogenase, with the protein MGTILGKALTFDDVLLVPGYSEITPDQVDVSTMLTAQIKLNIPLISAAMDTVTESAMAISMARNGGVGVIHKNMTIDEQRLEIEKVKKSESGMIIDPVTIAPDYTVAQALQIMREYRVSGLPVVKDAELVGILTNRDVRFVTDLEGTRVHEVMTSEELVTVPVGTTLDEARHHLHEHRIEKLLVVDENNRLKGLITMKDIDKVQKYPQACKDDKGRLRVGAAIGVGGECEARAQALLGAGADFLVLDSAHGHSQNILKTVEMVKKTFPDCQLIAGNVASYEGAKALFKAGADTVKVGIGPGSICTTRIVAGVGVPQITAIMEAVRAAREFGRHIIADGGIKYSGDIVKALAVGANTVMLGSLLAGTEESPGETVLYQGRTYKIYRGMGSIDAMKDGSSDRYFQEKTKKLVPEGIVGRVPYRGHVGDTVFQLVGGLRSGMGYTGAATIAELDEKAQMVQISVAGLRESHVHDVIITKEAPNYNMDK; encoded by the coding sequence ATGGGCACGATTCTTGGCAAAGCTCTGACATTTGACGATGTGCTGCTTGTCCCCGGCTACTCCGAGATCACGCCGGATCAGGTGGACGTTTCCACCATGCTGACCGCGCAGATCAAGCTGAACATCCCGCTTATCAGCGCCGCCATGGACACCGTTACAGAGTCTGCCATGGCCATCTCCATGGCGCGTAACGGCGGTGTGGGCGTCATCCACAAAAACATGACCATCGACGAGCAGCGGCTTGAAATCGAAAAGGTCAAAAAATCGGAAAGCGGCATGATCATCGATCCGGTGACCATAGCCCCCGACTACACTGTGGCGCAGGCGCTGCAGATCATGCGCGAATACCGCGTTTCCGGTCTGCCCGTTGTTAAAGACGCCGAACTGGTGGGCATACTGACCAACCGCGATGTGCGTTTTGTCACCGATCTTGAAGGCACCAGAGTGCACGAAGTGATGACCAGCGAAGAACTGGTAACCGTGCCGGTGGGAACCACCCTGGATGAAGCCCGCCATCACCTGCATGAACACCGCATCGAAAAACTGCTTGTGGTTGATGAGAACAACAGACTCAAGGGTCTCATCACCATGAAAGACATCGACAAGGTGCAGAAATACCCGCAGGCATGCAAAGACGACAAAGGCCGTCTGCGTGTCGGTGCCGCCATCGGTGTGGGCGGCGAATGCGAAGCCCGCGCACAGGCCCTGCTCGGGGCCGGAGCCGACTTCCTCGTTCTTGATTCTGCCCACGGGCATTCGCAGAACATCCTCAAAACCGTGGAAATGGTGAAAAAAACCTTCCCCGATTGCCAGCTTATCGCAGGTAACGTGGCTTCCTACGAAGGCGCCAAGGCGCTTTTCAAGGCAGGAGCCGACACTGTGAAAGTAGGCATCGGCCCCGGTTCCATCTGCACCACGCGTATCGTGGCCGGTGTGGGCGTGCCCCAGATCACGGCCATCATGGAAGCCGTGCGTGCCGCCAGAGAATTCGGCCGCCACATCATTGCGGACGGCGGCATCAAATACTCCGGCGACATTGTCAAAGCCCTTGCCGTGGGTGCCAACACCGTCATGCTGGGTTCGCTGCTGGCAGGCACCGAGGAAAGCCCGGGTGAAACCGTGCTCTATCAGGGCCGCACCTACAAAATCTACCGCGGCATGGGATCCATCGACGCCATGAAGGACGGCAGCTCCGACCGCTACTTCCAGGAAAAGACCAAAAAACTGGTCCCCGAAGGCATCGTGGGACGTGTGCCCTACCGCGGACATGTGGGCGACACGGTCTTTCAGCTGGTGGGCGGACTGCGTTCCGGTATGGGATACACCGGCGCGGCCACCATTGCAGAACTGGATGAAAAAGCACAGATGGTGCAGATTTCCGTTGCGGGTCTTCGTGAATCACACGTGCACGACGTGATCATCACCAAAGAAGCCCCCAACTATAACATGGACAAGTAA
- the hisB gene encoding imidazoleglycerol-phosphate dehydratase HisB: MTRRAATVTRTTTETAISISLTVDGKGEVSVTTGHGFTDHMLTLLGFWAGFDLTLTCNGDTHVDAHHTVEDAGLCLGQAFAQALGDRKGIARVGNARVPMDEALTEVDLDISGRPYLVYRGDELLPPVIAGDEADLWREFFKSFANGARINLHISLLYGKNGHHLLESAFKGLGLALRRAAACEREALLSTKGSLD; encoded by the coding sequence ATGACCCGACGCGCTGCGACTGTGACGCGCACCACGACAGAAACTGCCATTTCCATTTCGCTTACAGTGGACGGCAAAGGCGAAGTATCGGTAACAACCGGTCACGGATTTACCGATCATATGCTTACTCTGCTCGGCTTCTGGGCGGGCTTTGACCTGACCCTGACCTGCAACGGCGACACGCATGTGGACGCCCACCATACGGTGGAAGATGCAGGGCTCTGTCTGGGGCAGGCTTTCGCACAGGCGCTGGGTGACAGAAAAGGCATAGCGCGGGTAGGCAACGCACGGGTACCCATGGATGAAGCGCTGACGGAAGTCGATCTGGATATTTCCGGACGCCCCTATCTGGTTTACCGCGGCGACGAACTGCTGCCGCCGGTCATTGCCGGTGACGAGGCAGACCTGTGGCGCGAGTTTTTCAAATCATTTGCCAACGGTGCCAGAATCAATCTGCACATATCATTGCTTTACGGCAAAAACGGTCATCATCTGTTAGAATCCGCGTTCAAAGGTCTGGGGCTTGCTCTGCGCCGGGCCGCGGCTTGTGAACGCGAAGCACTGCTCAGCACCAAGGGGAGTCTCGACTGA
- a CDS encoding tetratricopeptide repeat protein: MTNHNPGPAFGPRHNITKYILAALGAALAVMLITSFIYRMNHPSLVKQGRAPQQNAAAPEQGMSAAATGELTELMRMMQENPNDPEVLQTLAQHFMDTGDWQRAQTFLNKLVVAAPADSRPLYMLGISQYQLGQHAEAATTFERLIKLEDDPMARYNLAVLYGHFLGAPEKARPHLEAILASGTAGEELKARAKAELTGNKHEDK; this comes from the coding sequence ATGACTAATCACAATCCGGGGCCTGCTTTCGGCCCGAGGCACAACATAACCAAGTATATTCTGGCAGCACTGGGCGCCGCTCTGGCTGTCATGCTCATCACGTCGTTCATCTACAGGATGAACCATCCTTCTCTTGTCAAACAGGGCCGGGCGCCGCAACAAAACGCTGCAGCCCCGGAACAGGGCATGTCGGCCGCCGCAACCGGCGAACTGACTGAACTGATGCGCATGATGCAGGAAAACCCTAACGATCCTGAAGTTCTGCAGACGCTTGCGCAGCATTTTATGGACACAGGGGACTGGCAGCGTGCCCAGACGTTCCTCAACAAGCTTGTGGTGGCAGCTCCCGCTGATTCCCGCCCGCTGTATATGCTGGGTATTTCGCAATACCAGCTGGGCCAGCATGCCGAAGCGGCCACAACCTTTGAACGGCTCATAAAGCTGGAAGACGACCCCATGGCGCGGTACAATCTGGCCGTGCTGTACGGTCATTTTCTGGGGGCACCTGAAAAAGCCCGGCCGCATCTGGAAGCCATACTCGCTTCCGGCACTGCCGGCGAAGAACTGAAAGCCCGGGCCAAAGCCGAGCTGACCGGCAACAAACACGAAGACAAATAG
- the guaA gene encoding glutamine-hydrolyzing GMP synthase, with protein sequence MEKQNKVIIVDYGSQVTQLIARRIREAGVYSEIHPCIVTAAEVAAMSPSAVVLSGGPASVLGEDSPALDKGLLELGVPVLGICYGMQLLAHNLGGELSCSETREYGPADLKFCAGSPLWDGLKTDESSRVWMSHGDRVKKVPAGFTVTGSTETLEVAAMADDQRRIYAVQFHPEVHHSEDGVRMLHNFLFKIAGIKADWSMSSFCERVIKEVSEQVGPDDQVVCALSGGIDSTVVAVLLHKAIGHRLHCIFVDNGVLRLNEVDEVSGYLREHFDLNLTVVDARERFMKQFAGVEDPEKKRKIIGYTFIDVFDEESQKIPNVKYLAQGTLYPDVIESISHKGPSAVIKSHHNVGGLPETMKLKLIEPLRELFKDEVRKLAVELGLPDFIVWRHPFPGPGLAIRVIGEVTEERLDILRKADKIVQNELTASGWYRKVWQGFAVLLPLKTVGVMGDDRTYEHVIALRVVDSVDAMTADWVRLPSEVLERISSRIINEVKGVNRVVYDISSKPPSTIEWE encoded by the coding sequence ATGGAAAAGCAGAACAAAGTCATTATCGTGGACTACGGTTCGCAGGTTACGCAGCTGATCGCTCGCCGTATCCGCGAGGCCGGTGTCTATTCCGAAATTCATCCCTGCATCGTCACTGCCGCAGAAGTAGCCGCCATGTCTCCTTCGGCTGTAGTGCTTTCCGGCGGACCCGCCAGCGTGCTGGGCGAAGATTCCCCCGCGCTGGACAAAGGCCTGCTGGAACTCGGCGTGCCGGTTCTGGGCATCTGCTACGGCATGCAGCTGCTTGCGCACAATCTGGGCGGAGAGCTTTCCTGCTCCGAAACCCGCGAATACGGCCCCGCCGACCTGAAGTTCTGCGCCGGAAGCCCCCTGTGGGACGGCCTGAAAACAGATGAATCATCACGGGTATGGATGTCGCACGGTGACAGAGTGAAAAAAGTGCCCGCCGGATTTACGGTGACCGGCAGCACCGAAACACTGGAAGTGGCCGCCATGGCCGACGACCAGCGCCGCATCTATGCCGTGCAGTTCCACCCCGAAGTCCATCACTCTGAAGACGGCGTGCGCATGCTGCACAACTTCCTGTTTAAAATTGCAGGAATCAAGGCTGACTGGTCCATGTCTTCTTTCTGCGAGCGGGTGATAAAAGAAGTCTCCGAGCAGGTAGGCCCCGACGATCAGGTGGTCTGCGCTCTTTCGGGCGGCATAGACTCCACCGTGGTTGCCGTGCTGCTGCACAAGGCCATCGGCCACCGCCTGCACTGCATCTTTGTGGACAACGGAGTGCTGCGACTGAATGAAGTTGATGAAGTTTCCGGCTATCTGCGCGAACACTTCGACCTCAACCTGACGGTTGTAGACGCCCGCGAACGCTTTATGAAGCAGTTTGCCGGAGTCGAAGACCCCGAAAAGAAACGTAAGATCATCGGCTACACCTTCATAGACGTGTTCGATGAAGAGTCGCAGAAGATTCCCAACGTGAAGTATCTCGCGCAGGGCACGCTGTACCCTGATGTCATTGAATCCATATCGCACAAGGGCCCTTCGGCCGTCATCAAAAGCCACCACAACGTGGGCGGCCTGCCCGAAACCATGAAACTCAAGCTCATCGAGCCGCTGCGCGAACTCTTCAAGGACGAAGTGCGCAAGCTGGCCGTGGAACTCGGCCTGCCCGACTTCATTGTCTGGCGCCATCCCTTCCCCGGTCCCGGCCTTGCCATACGCGTCATCGGCGAGGTAACGGAAGAGCGTCTGGACATCCTGCGCAAAGCTGACAAAATCGTTCAGAATGAGTTGACGGCGTCTGGCTGGTATCGCAAAGTGTGGCAGGGCTTTGCCGTACTGCTGCCGTTAAAGACGGTCGGTGTCATGGGCGATGACCGCACCTACGAGCACGTCATAGCCCTGCGCGTGGTGGACAGTGTCGACGCCATGACCGCAGACTGGGTGCGGCTGCCCTCCGAAGTGCTGGAGCGCATCTCCAGCCGCATCATCAACGAGGTCAAAGGCGTCAACCGCGTGGTTTACGACATATCCTCGAAGCCGCCCAGCACCATCGAGTGGGAATAA
- the ccsA gene encoding cytochrome c biogenesis protein CcsA yields MRDSIRPRSPLPRYAAAMAGLALAVSQYFIFVYAPEEQTMGIVQKIFYIHLPLAWWALISFFAVFVASAMYLNKRTWFWDNLAGAAAEIGVLFSGLALVTGSVWGRHSWGVWWTWDPRLTTTLVMWFVYAGYLMLRSMGLARERRAVVCAVLGIVAFIDVPLVFFSARLWRSIHPSVFASRGGGLEPEMLTTAVVCVLCFGFLWYALTAIRTRQLADTDRLDSLATTDDL; encoded by the coding sequence ATGCGCGATTCCATACGGCCCCGCAGCCCCCTGCCCCGCTACGCAGCGGCCATGGCAGGACTGGCTCTGGCCGTCAGCCAGTACTTCATCTTCGTATACGCCCCTGAAGAACAGACCATGGGCATCGTTCAAAAAATTTTCTACATCCACCTGCCGCTGGCATGGTGGGCGTTGATCAGCTTTTTTGCGGTGTTTGTAGCCAGCGCCATGTATCTGAACAAAAGAACATGGTTCTGGGACAATCTGGCCGGTGCAGCCGCCGAAATCGGCGTGCTTTTTTCCGGCCTTGCTCTGGTCACGGGTTCCGTATGGGGCAGGCATTCGTGGGGAGTCTGGTGGACATGGGACCCGCGGCTGACCACCACGCTGGTCATGTGGTTCGTGTATGCAGGATACCTGATGCTGCGTTCCATGGGACTGGCCCGCGAACGGCGCGCCGTGGTGTGTGCGGTACTGGGCATAGTGGCATTCATAGATGTGCCGCTGGTGTTCTTTTCCGCTCGACTGTGGCGGTCCATACACCCTTCCGTATTTGCCAGCCGCGGTGGCGGACTGGAGCCGGAAATGCTGACCACAGCGGTTGTCTGTGTGCTGTGTTTCGGCTTTCTGTGGTATGCGCTGACTGCCATCAGAACACGCCAGCTGGCGGACACGGACCGGCTTGATTCACTTGCAACCACAGACGACCTGTAA
- the tatB gene encoding Sec-independent protein translocase protein TatB — protein sequence MFGIGTTELLVILVVALIVLGPKNLPKAARTLGKGLAEFRRVSTDFQRTINTEVELEEHEKRKQEARKDLYGDDETPAKKKTAKAEQRDPDAKPDIAVAPDSEQQDTAATAQADADAVTDKQKVKA from the coding sequence ATGTTCGGCATCGGAACTACGGAACTCCTTGTTATCCTTGTTGTTGCTCTTATCGTTCTCGGCCCTAAAAACCTGCCCAAAGCGGCTCGCACGCTGGGCAAGGGTCTGGCCGAGTTCCGCAGGGTGTCCACAGACTTCCAGCGGACCATCAATACCGAAGTGGAGCTTGAAGAGCACGAAAAGCGCAAACAGGAAGCCAGAAAAGACCTGTACGGCGATGATGAAACTCCCGCAAAGAAGAAAACGGCCAAAGCGGAACAACGCGACCCCGATGCAAAGCCTGATATCGCCGTGGCACCTGACAGTGAACAGCAGGACACGGCAGCAACAGCTCAGGCCGATGCTGATGCCGTAACCGACAAGCAGAAGGTAAAGGCATGA
- a CDS encoding dihydrolipoyl dehydrogenase family protein: MAKYDYDIIVIGGGAAGLTVTAGAAQLGVKVLLVESGHALGGDCLHYGCVPSKTLLRTAGVRHLMRHAARYGLPDAQLPPVDFAQVAQRISEVQAVIQQHDSVERFTALGAEVLFGAASFADDHTVEIRSDDSVVRATGAKIVIATGSGASVPPLEGLKESGYLTNREIFSLPVLPASLIVLGGGPVALEMAQAFRRLGTEVTVVQRSGQLLSNEDADMADIVRLRLESEGVRVLTRTEMQSVRRGADGVQVRLVHEGSEKLLSAAELLVALGRAPHVSGLTLENAGVVYSARGVGVDARMRTNVPHIYAAGDVTGRYLFTHAAGYEGGIIIANAVFRLPKKADYTNMPWCTFTDPELASVGLNERRAQAAGIDYTVRTELFSGNDRALAEGAPEGRIKMLLDPREKVLGVQICGAGAGEIINQWVAVQAGKVSLSRIAGAVYPYPTLGEISKRVAGNVMADKLFSGKVQSALCFLFRHQGKACS, encoded by the coding sequence ATGGCAAAATATGACTATGATATCATCGTGATAGGCGGCGGTGCCGCCGGTCTGACCGTAACAGCCGGAGCCGCTCAGCTGGGCGTTAAGGTGTTACTGGTGGAAAGCGGGCATGCCCTAGGCGGCGATTGTCTTCATTACGGCTGCGTACCCAGCAAAACACTGCTGCGTACCGCCGGAGTGCGGCATCTGATGCGGCACGCGGCACGTTACGGACTGCCCGATGCGCAGCTGCCGCCGGTGGACTTTGCGCAGGTGGCGCAGCGTATCAGCGAAGTTCAGGCCGTCATCCAGCAGCATGATTCCGTGGAACGTTTCACTGCACTGGGAGCAGAGGTGCTTTTCGGTGCGGCGTCGTTTGCGGATGACCACACGGTGGAAATCCGTTCTGATGATTCTGTGGTGCGGGCCACAGGAGCAAAAATTGTCATCGCCACCGGGTCGGGAGCCTCGGTGCCCCCGCTGGAGGGGCTGAAAGAAAGCGGATATCTGACCAACAGAGAGATTTTTTCTCTGCCGGTGCTGCCGGCATCGCTGATAGTGCTGGGGGGCGGGCCTGTGGCTCTTGAGATGGCGCAGGCCTTCCGGCGTCTGGGAACAGAAGTGACCGTTGTACAGCGTTCGGGGCAGTTGCTGAGCAACGAGGATGCCGATATGGCGGATATCGTCAGGCTGCGGCTGGAATCTGAAGGGGTGCGTGTGCTTACCCGTACGGAGATGCAGTCTGTCCGGCGCGGAGCTGACGGTGTGCAGGTGCGCCTTGTACACGAGGGATCGGAAAAGCTGCTGTCTGCTGCAGAGTTGCTGGTGGCTCTGGGGCGTGCTCCTCATGTGTCGGGACTGACGCTGGAAAATGCAGGTGTGGTGTATTCGGCGCGGGGTGTCGGGGTGGATGCACGCATGCGGACCAACGTACCGCACATCTATGCCGCCGGAGACGTGACCGGCCGCTACCTTTTCACCCATGCGGCAGGGTACGAGGGGGGCATCATCATTGCCAATGCCGTATTCCGTCTGCCGAAAAAGGCTGATTATACCAACATGCCGTGGTGCACGTTTACTGATCCGGAGCTGGCATCCGTGGGGCTGAACGAACGGCGGGCGCAGGCCGCCGGAATCGATTATACCGTCCGCACTGAGTTGTTTTCAGGAAACGACAGGGCACTGGCCGAAGGAGCACCGGAAGGGCGCATAAAAATGCTGCTTGACCCGCGGGAAAAAGTGCTGGGGGTGCAGATATGCGGTGCCGGGGCCGGTGAAATCATCAACCAGTGGGTGGCTGTGCAGGCCGGGAAGGTTTCATTGTCCAGAATTGCCGGTGCGGTGTATCCGTATCCGACGCTGGGCGAAATAAGCAAGCGGGTGGCCGGCAATGTGATGGCGGACAAATTGTTCTCCGGCAAGGTGCAGAGTGCACTGTGTTTTCTTTTTCGCCATCAGGGCAAGGCGTGCAGCTAG
- a CDS encoding heme exporter protein CcmB — MLNAAMRIAAKDLRLVLTRGTGLTQALLLGLLLIFVFSLSQQIGEVMSPQGAAAIFWLASAFCQVLIFNTLYGLEEVNGARFGLLLAPVPVQSVWLGKGLAGLLLLLCAQLVFVPAAVVFLGQSVSALWPAGLLAVFLVDLGIMALGSLLGALSQGQAARESMLSIILFPLLIPALLAGIRLGAAAFSGQLPEGAQSWIGIAAAFDALFLGAGLVLFPFIYSGEG; from the coding sequence ATGCTGAACGCAGCCATGCGCATAGCCGCCAAAGACCTGCGACTGGTTCTCACCCGCGGCACGGGACTCACACAGGCACTGCTGCTCGGCCTGCTGCTCATATTCGTGTTCAGCCTGTCGCAGCAGATAGGAGAAGTAATGTCACCGCAGGGCGCCGCCGCCATATTCTGGCTGGCTTCCGCGTTCTGTCAGGTACTCATATTCAACACGCTGTACGGTCTTGAAGAGGTAAACGGCGCACGCTTCGGTCTGCTGCTGGCACCGGTGCCGGTGCAGTCCGTCTGGCTTGGCAAAGGGCTTGCCGGCCTTTTGCTGCTGCTGTGCGCGCAGCTCGTGTTTGTTCCCGCAGCGGTGGTTTTTCTGGGGCAGTCGGTCTCTGCACTATGGCCGGCAGGTCTGCTCGCAGTCTTTCTGGTAGACCTCGGCATCATGGCACTGGGCTCTTTGCTCGGGGCGTTGTCGCAGGGGCAGGCAGCCAGAGAATCCATGCTCAGCATTATCCTGTTTCCCCTGCTTATTCCTGCGCTTCTGGCCGGAATACGGCTCGGGGCGGCAGCGTTTTCCGGCCAGCTGCCGGAAGGTGCACAGTCGTGGATAGGCATTGCCGCGGCGTTCGACGCGCTCTTTCTGGGTGCGGGGCTGGTGCTTTTCCCCTTCATTTACAGCGGAGAAGGCTGA
- a CDS encoding TVP38/TMEM64 family protein has translation MTIRNTGRVILPVALAVLLAVFWYFDLGRFFTLEYVKASQDSFTALYRQHGVLVVAGYMALYIAVTALSLPGATVMTLAGAALFGFWVTLAAVSFASTIGATLACLASRFVLRGWVQRRLGGRLEKINAGIREDGAFYLFSLRLVPVFPFFLINLAMGLTPLPIRTFYWVSQLGMLPGTIVYVNAGKELGAIESLSGILSPSLILSFALLGLFPLAARKVLERAAAWRSTKGA, from the coding sequence ATGACTATTCGTAACACGGGCAGGGTGATTCTGCCTGTGGCTTTGGCCGTTCTTCTGGCAGTATTCTGGTATTTTGATCTGGGGCGTTTTTTTACGCTTGAATATGTGAAAGCTTCTCAGGATTCGTTCACAGCTTTGTACCGGCAGCACGGGGTGCTTGTGGTGGCCGGATATATGGCCCTGTACATTGCGGTGACGGCTCTGTCTCTGCCGGGGGCCACGGTTATGACTCTGGCCGGTGCGGCTTTGTTCGGGTTCTGGGTGACTCTGGCGGCTGTTTCATTTGCTTCCACCATAGGAGCCACACTGGCGTGTCTGGCTTCTCGCTTTGTACTGCGGGGCTGGGTGCAGCGGCGGCTTGGCGGCAGGCTGGAAAAGATCAACGCAGGCATAAGGGAGGACGGAGCTTTTTATCTGTTTTCTCTCAGGCTTGTGCCTGTCTTTCCTTTTTTTCTAATCAATCTGGCCATGGGACTTACCCCGCTGCCCATCAGGACATTTTACTGGGTTTCGCAACTGGGCATGCTGCCCGGAACCATTGTGTATGTGAATGCAGGTAAAGAGCTGGGGGCCATTGAATCGCTTTCCGGCATCCTTTCGCCTTCGCTGATACTGTCTTTTGCCCTTCTGGGGCTTTTTCCGCTGGCAGCGCGCAAGGTGCTGGAACGTGCAGCCGCATGGCGCAGCACAAAAGGAGCCTGA
- a CDS encoding ABC transporter ATP-binding protein, translating to MLLKLEKIAKFYGTRLVIKDVSLSVTSGSITLLAGANGAGKSTLLRIMAGLARPSAGKVLCHAAEDKIGYLGHQTFIYPDLSALENLSFWAGLHGRRTDEQALLDILDRVELKRFAFERAGSFSRGMAQRLNLARIFLLQPDLILLDEPGTGLDVRSMSMLRREIEEARNRGAGLVWISHSVAEDLALADAVVAIGDRRVLYNGPAAGYIPEAAC from the coding sequence ATGCTGCTTAAACTGGAAAAGATAGCCAAATTCTACGGCACGAGACTGGTCATAAAAGATGTAAGCCTGAGCGTGACCTCCGGCAGCATCACCCTGCTGGCCGGTGCCAACGGAGCTGGTAAATCCACTCTGCTGCGCATCATGGCCGGACTTGCCCGTCCGAGTGCGGGCAAGGTGCTGTGTCATGCGGCCGAAGATAAAATTGGCTATCTGGGCCATCAGACGTTCATTTATCCGGATTTGTCCGCTCTGGAAAACCTGTCTTTCTGGGCAGGGCTGCACGGACGGCGGACTGACGAGCAGGCCCTGCTCGACATTCTGGACCGCGTGGAACTGAAGCGGTTCGCCTTTGAAAGGGCGGGCAGTTTTTCGCGCGGAATGGCTCAGCGGCTGAATCTGGCCCGGATTTTCCTGTTGCAGCCCGACCTAATTCTGCTGGACGAGCCGGGCACAGGACTGGATGTACGTTCCATGTCCATGCTGCGGCGCGAAATAGAAGAAGCCCGTAACCGCGGTGCAGGCCTGGTCTGGATCAGCCACTCCGTGGCGGAAGATCTGGCTCTGGCCGATGCGGTGGTTGCCATAGGGGACAGACGCGTGCTCTACAACGGCCCCGCCGCCGGTTACATTCCGGAGGCAGCATGCTGA
- the tatC gene encoding twin-arginine translocase subunit TatC, with translation MTLLEHLDELRFRLVRCCIAVGIGFLACYGFAEQLFGYLVAPLLAVMPETSTLIFTELPEAFFTYLKISIVAGMFLTSPYIFYQIWAFIAPGLYDEEKKYIIPMAGVSALFFASGACFGYFIVFPFAFDFFMSFNNETIQAMPKLGEYLGFSLKLLIAFGLIFEMPLFAFFGARIGILTAAAMRKARKVAVLCFFIVAAILTPPDVISQLLMAGPLLLLYEVSIYVAQIFGRSAKAGGQDEDENDEQEETA, from the coding sequence ATGACGCTGCTTGAACATCTGGATGAGCTGCGGTTCCGGCTTGTGCGCTGCTGTATTGCCGTGGGCATAGGCTTTCTGGCCTGTTACGGTTTTGCAGAACAGCTTTTCGGCTATCTGGTGGCTCCGCTGCTGGCAGTAATGCCCGAAACAAGCACTTTGATTTTCACCGAGCTGCCCGAAGCGTTCTTCACCTATCTTAAAATATCCATCGTTGCCGGTATGTTCCTGACCAGCCCGTACATATTTTACCAGATATGGGCTTTTATCGCTCCAGGACTGTACGACGAGGAAAAAAAATACATCATTCCCATGGCCGGTGTTTCCGCACTGTTCTTTGCGTCGGGCGCCTGCTTCGGCTATTTTATTGTTTTCCCGTTCGCTTTCGACTTTTTCATGAGCTTTAACAACGAGACCATTCAGGCCATGCCCAAGCTTGGTGAATATCTCGGTTTTTCGCTCAAGTTGCTTATAGCGTTCGGCCTGATTTTCGAAATGCCTCTGTTTGCCTTTTTCGGCGCACGGATAGGCATTCTTACCGCTGCAGCCATGCGCAAAGCCCGCAAAGTTGCTGTGCTGTGCTTCTTTATTGTGGCGGCCATTCTTACCCCGCCCGATGTCATCTCGCAGCTGCTTATGGCCGGTCCGCTGCTGTTGCTGTATGAAGTAAGCATCTACGTGGCACAGATTTTCGGCCGGTCCGCCAAAGCCGGCGGGCAGGATGAAGATGAAAACGATGAGCAGGAAGAAACAGCGTAG